ATTTGCTGAAAGACGAGCTGGTCGAGACGAGTCTTTCATTTTGTGGCTTGTGTGGCTGCTGCATTCCTCTCTTGGTTTGTAACCGTCCCTCTTAATTCTGTTGCTTTCTCTTTCCTCAGCTTTCTCTCATGGTGTCTGTCTCCAAGAAATGCTCAGAACCTGTTAGTCTAGTTGTGACTTCAGGACTATAGAGTGTCTCAGAAAACAACCTGCGAGGCACCACCTCGAAGCTGACTAATCGAGATTCCAATCGGCCTTTTTTCACATGATCGGTCAGTGCAACTGCACCTGTTCTCACAGGTTATTTTCATGATAATCTTCCCGTAAGGGTTTGGTTGAAATGCTTAAGCAAAGAACAAAAATGTCTCCCAGTGGGTTGGAAATGACCACGTAACCGTGGTAGTGGAATTGCAAAAACATTTCATTGTCTAGAATATTATCTCCCATCGAATGCCATGTGAATACTCTGGTGGCTGAAACCATAATCACACACCTGTGAAACTTTTGTCATGTTTGCCTGCGTGTGCATTGATAATCATTGCAAAGTCATAAAAACGAGACTCCCAAGTCCATTTGATGTTTGTTTGACTTGCCACGCGATGTAAATTTGTTGACATTCAAACAacgtttgccccccccccacgcatGCAAACTGCACCACACTACAGCAGCACACCGGATAGGGCGCCCTGCTTCCTTGACATGAAAGTTAATCCCCTGCTTTCATCCAATCCCAGACCAGAGCCTGGAGATCACTGAGACTACTATAACAACTACTTCCTGGTGGGCCTGCTCCTGAGGGAGGTGGCCGAGGGCCTGCAGGCCGGGCCTGAGGTCAGACAGTTGGCCGTGGCCATGCTGAAGAACCTGCTCATCAAACACGCCATGGACGACCGCTGCGCCCTGtacaaggtgagggagggagggcgagagaggaggagaggtagagagggagaattTTTGAGAGGAAAAGTGTGTGGTGGAGAAAGAACCAGAGCAGGCAGAGAACAAGAGATTAATGTGTAACACCAAAGGACATGGATGTGTGGTTGGTCAACAGGGTGTTCAGACACATCGAGGTTGTTTGGTTTTCGAATACCAACCATGTGTTTTTAATACAGCGCGCCTTTGCTGTTTTAGAAAGATTAGAGAGTCTGTTATGCAAACTAGTCTGCCTTTCACATGCAAATAGTCTCCTTTTGCAAGTGCTGACTTGCGATCAACATATTGCtgaggatatatatatattttgtgcaAGATAATCACAGGAAGAATGTCAGAAAACACCTATTAGCTTCCCGGAAGTTAATGCATGTACATAGGGTGCATAAAACATACGTTGTAAACTCTTGTTTCTTTGAGACGCTTAGAAGCTTAGCATGTCCGTATGCAGTGCAGGGTTAGTGTGCAGACGATTATGTATTCAAAGTTGTATCGATGTTTGGGCCTTAATGCTCACCGCGTTTATAGGAGTGCATGCTGTGGTTTTATTTCCATGACAGATGACTCAGAATATACGAATGACATTATATTTGGACATCACAAACAACCACCAATGTTGCATCTTAGATCAACAAGCCAATGTTTATGCGTGACAAATGTGGAATTTTGTGTTTATCCAAAAATCGGCAAGACTTTAATCCCATCAATGCCGATATTTCCTATTTTCTTCACCTTTAATCTTCTTGTCCTCTAACGTCGGTATACTATTCACCCCATAATCCACGTCATTGCCTGTCTCAGAACCAGCAGGCCCGGATTTGCCTGCTGTACCTCCCATTGCTGGAGCTGCTCTACCAGAACCTGAAGCAGCTGTCTGCCCAGCAGCCCACCTCCAGCTCAGGCCTGGCCTTCAACGtgagtcctctcctcctctggaggTCTCGGTTCACACATACAGTGTAGTTATATGACATACTTACCCTATGGAATATTTGAATAGTCTATCCATAGACATGTCATGTCTCTATATTGCTAGGCCCTTTATTGTAATGTGCTCaactaaacaaatacatttatttgtgggATTTAATTAAACCCCAAGTCGTCAGGGTGTGTTGAATAACTGGAGGAAGCTCGTGTTGTTCTCTCCGTGTTCCCTGACGCCACGTAGGGATCCAGAGACGACTCGATGTCGACGGGCTCCATGGACAGCCGCAGGACCAGCACGGCCATTGAGAAGGACTCCGGTCAGTTTCTTCCGGaagtttcctcctcctctgtgtcctgGATCAGATGAAACACAAAGCCCATGGCCGTCAAAACACAGAGCCATCGAAAATCAAATACCTAATGCCTCAGACTTTTCAGGCGTGTTCCACTCAAAAGTCACCATAAACAGAACGTTTCAAGGCACATCTGAGCCATGTCTACAGATGCATTATCATCTTCAGAAGCCCTTTGTAGTTCTTTGTAGTTATCTACAGAGCATTCTCAGAAGAATGCTTCATTTTCCCAACTAGAGAAATGACTCATCACCATGTTTGGTCCAAAGAGATGCACACTGAGCTGGGATGTTGTTGTTGCAGGTCAGAACGGCCACGTGAGGAGAGAAGATTCCAGAGGATCCTTGTTTATGGACCCTAGCACCCCAGACAGTCATGAGGtaagaggaggacagccttttgCAAACAGTCTGACACGCACGTTTGCCTTTGACTCATTTCTCGGGCACTTTTGTTCACAGCGACGCGCTAATAGTAACAACATGTAGTAGGTGCAGCAGAAGTATTTGAAGGCTGTTTTAGTCTGTCAGCATAATTGTCTTTCATAATTTGACAAATATTTTCATGTGTTGACGATCATTTGGGAGCCAGGTTGGAATAGAATAAGCAAGTGGAGAATTTTAGGACCTGTTTGTCTTGAATGTTGGTCCCTCTGTACTTAATCTGTTGAAGATGTAGTGTTAATAAAACATATAACACTGTTGACACAGACCAACCTAACACTTAATGACCCCTCAAAGCACAGCCAAACACCACATGCGACAGTATGCACataatttatgtatttttctttgatatttgttttacatttatgctTTGTGCTAGTATGTAAAGAGTGGAAATgcatgggaaagagagaggcgaTGACATGCAGTAAATGACCTGGGTTGGAATTGAACCCTGGCTGCTGCGGTAAAGCCTATTTGGGATGCATTATACCAGGTTAGCCACCCAGTACACACAGTTAAAGGTGCCAAACAAGAAAAACAGGATTCATGGGGAGCTTGGCCACTTATTTATATTTGATGGAACACAGTTTAACTCACAATCTCCCTCTGCAGACTAATAGAAGTGgtgggtatgtttgtgtgtgtgtgggtgtgtgtgtgtgtgctttcagcTGCACAGACGTGGCTCCACCATGAGCAGCACTCTACCTCCCATTGGTCGACTGGGCCAGTACAAGATCAAAGGACTGCTGTTCTGCTTCCTACACATCATCAGGACCGTGACTGAAggtccacaacacacacacacacacacacgcatgtcttACCTCAGTGAAGCCCTGAAGGACTATCTGGGCCAACCACTGCAACATAACAGGCATTTTTACATttggacaaaaacacacacactcatttctgCTGGCCTTCTTCCTGTAGAGACTCTGCTGGCATACTGGAACAAAGCCAACCCACAAGATGTCATGAACTTCCTCAGTCTGTTGGAGTGAGTAGTTATCTAAGGGCTTTCCCCAAGGGGACTTTCATCTGTTACCTctgctgaccacacacacacacacacacacacatgtctcaCCCCAAGTCTGGGTTCTTGCAGGACATGCGTGGTGCAGTTCCGCTACGTTGGGAAGAGGAACATTGGCAGGTACGGATGGCACTGGATGTTGCAAAGCAAAGTAAACACGCCTGGGTGTGGTTGAGCACACCCACCAAAGTACACTTTTGCCACTCCATAATATGCACCTGTCAGGATTCTCGTTGCTATGTTTTTCATCCTGTCCTGCCGTTGTCGCTTTAATTTCACCGGCATCCGTTTCATTGGAATGTTTACTTGGGGTTCCAGTTTGTTTGCAATCCTTTTCCATTGAATGCCGCTTTACTCTGTTCATGTGTTTTGCGCATGCCTGCTTTTATGCGCGTCAGCCTCTGAGTGCTTTATTGTTGTTGGGTTTCCAGGAGCCAAGATGCCTAGGTGTCCAAGCTATTTtctccagacaggaagtctcagaccatgcctgtgatgcctgcATCACTCAGAACTTCAAGGTCAgtccacagacacgcacacacttccaGCAACTTCCTCCCTAACCTCTGAATTAACATTCAGCCTTTCTATACAGAGGCATGTTATAAaacatcaatcaatcaatcatcgTCAATCCAAAAATGTGTTCGTCCACTGTGCATTTATACTCAGACCCAACTGCTGGAGCGACGGTCAGAACCCCCTGATGGAGAAACTCTTTGATATCTACCTAACCTTCCTCAAGGTCGGCCAATCAGAGGCCGCCCTCCGTCACGTGTTTGCCTCCCTCAGGGCATTTATAAACAAAGTAAGAAACATAATCAGGgacaggagcaggggggggttCATGTTAGAcgttcctttgttaataattcgttacacagcactttattatattaatccaaaatgattcacaccttcacgaaatcaacaacaaacaaataatgtaGGTAGCAACGCCAGTGCTAAATAactttaactggtcggctccatgatgccgggtaagtagctagctcctgcaCTTCTCACCAGAACGAACGGGAACCTTTGATTAAGACaagttcgtaggtacctagcgaaaagtagcctcaactttcatAGACCTTTACGTAGGGCACTAATGCttaaggctcgctgatgtagctgtcggtttTACTAGAACAGCATATGTAGGCATCGTcgctaaaggccgatttatacttctccgactccgttacggacagacgcacgcacggagtcggacggattggttggatttatactactccgacggctctgcgtgctaaaagcaattcaccgccagaacagttgattgcgctgcactgcgatgctaactaggttatcaaaaagtcggagcagatttacaaatgagccgtttcatcaataacataagcaaattttcagcaactacactgcccatttctcgtcacattttaattcagatgctgatttacatgtactgttcagCTGAAATAAGAATTGTAAAAacgtacaacaatggcggtcaaaggattctgttttcttgttggtcacggcaaccccgcctcCGCGCCTGACTcaagcagttcttaatacggaccaatcacagccaaggggtatgcgtaaaatgacggacgcacggacggatagtcaggaaaatcaggaggtgcacgcagagctctgcgaggggctcggagagggcacggagagggagttccttgacggagagggcgttccctgtgtgcgtgtccgtaaaaacgcataagtataaattggccttcaCGTGTGCTGACGtctgtgagaaagacgcgtgagtgacaggagagcagggaaaggaaatgcagctgaacgaatacgctacgtgtgtgctctgtgtgtgtgcttgtgtcttcATCTGAACATTTCCAGTTGTGCAAATAGTCAGATATGGTGAGTCATATAGATCATGTATTTACACAGGCAGCACTGAATGGTTGAGCCTTTAATGatgatgatctggccgccattgttgacGGTTGCGCAGTATTCATATACTCCTTGGCTTCAAGTTAACTCCCGAAAACACTTTGTTctaaggcaggggtgtcgaactccggtcctcgagggccgctgtcctgcatgttttagatgtttccctgctccaacacacctgattcaattaaaagggttgttataacgaccattcattcgaatcaggtgagctggatcagggaaacatctaaaacatgcaggacagcggccctcgaggaccggagctcgacacccctgttctaAGGGGTAtgtacccctaccccttagCTCTACCCCTCGATTAAAACGAGCATTGGGACAGCCCTTATTCTCCTGTGCGCAAAACAAAGGGAGAGGGATAAGGGTTAGGGGTAAGAGAGAGAAtagggattcggcctaagactTGCGTGTTGATCCGACACCCTCACTTCCACTCAGGGTCACTCTAGACACTGTGGATCCATCAAGGCGTTAGAGAAGGGGAGGTTGAAGGGCTGGCAGTGTTAAGATGTGTTTCTACCACAAGATCCCGTAACTTTTTGTTTGCAGAACTACTTTTCAAGAAGCTAGAAGGTTCCTTACCCCAGATGACTAGGCAAATTAGGCTGACGTATgcactgtatgtatatatataaaataaatagaaGTGAACATCTCAAGGCAAATCAATGAGAGAGAAACATTTGGCTACAATTAAGACAGAACAAACCCTCCTGCTTTCCCACAGCCAGGTTCCTGCAGTAAAAAACAGGGCGAGGTCCGGGGTACAGGTCCTAGTTCTGGGGTACAGTTCTGCATTGGAAACTCGCTTAGACTTGCATCTAGTTATAATCCTCCTAAAATTACATCAAGTATTGCTTAATAATAATTGAATTGAACTGGGGTTTTTTGacacatttagtaattttttaCATCTTATCAATCTGCTTATTTTTCGACTTCAGTCAGAAGTGATTGCACTTTTTGCAAGAAATCTTAAAAGCACGCAAATCATCCACATTGACAATACACCACGTACAATCTTTTGCAATTCTCTACGTTCAAGCCAAGAGAATATCATTCCTTTACAACTGTGGCATTTGGTTATGTATCTTACTCTATTGTTTGTAGAGATTTGCATAAACCGTTTGTACAAAACAGACGGTTTATACCATTTTTTTACTGGCCCTTCAGTTGCATATACTGTACGTATACTCAAAACATGCAGAATCAATCAAACACTCAATCCAGTAGGATTAAAACTAAAAGTAGTAGAGACTTTTTCTATTCCATTTCAACTATGCAAATTCCCTGAGTTACCTGTTgtaggaagaaagagggagtaCACGTTCAATAAAATGTGAAAATAGTGACACATTTTCTGAAAAAGAACTAAGTGTCCTATTTATTTTACTTGTGGTTAATAAGCTCCTTTCACCCAACGCTACTAAAAAATGAAAATCTTTATGTATAAATGTCGGGGAAAATATTTTGGAGTGAATCTTGCCGCTTGAGATTTTTTTGATATCTGTTCTCATTCTCCTTTTCTTGCTCCACTAATCCACTAACAAATTCTTCCATTGAGTTTATTTCCCAATTAAACAGTGAGGAAAAAAGGAATTGACGAGCAAATATAGGATGAAATTAGGGGATATGTTAGGGGTCCAGTCTCTAAAGTGATATAGCTTGAGTTGGAATGACTATAAAACGTAAGAAATAAATGAAACAGATGGTTTTTGACAAATAGGGTAACAGCTAGGACGGGAGTCTAGTGGCAGAACCAACCTTAGTTAGTTTAGTCTATGATCAAGCATCAACAAATGTGAATTCAACAACATTACAATGTCAAAATAGAAAAATTGGGGTAGTCGTATTACGTTTGGCCGGTGTCTTGATATGTGGATCCAAAGGCTCGTTGTGTAGTCCTGGATTTCTAGGCTGTCTTACTACGTATGTCCTTAGAGCTCTTTAAAGTTACAGTGAAGCATTATTTCGCCTAAGATGTTTCCAATATGAGCCTGAATTTGGGGGTCTCAGTCAACTAGAATTGCGTTGGGGCGCTTCCTTCATAGATTCCATCCAGGCAGTGTTGCCATCAGTAACCTATTAATCCTCTGAAAGTacattgtgttgtttgtgtttgattTGAATAAGTTCCGTTTTTAAAcacagtgtaaaaaaaaaagcagacaTTGTCACACATCAACTCCTTTATTCGTTGTAGAGTCGGTATAACAGTGTGGTTCTTGAGACTTTTCCACAAAGTCTGTTTGGTACCATGGATCCTGGTTTGTGGGACTCTAcaagtgcttgtgtgttttcCCCAGAGCTTTTCCCCAGCGGCTTGGCAGCCTTCAAAAGAATCCCCCTGAACATAGAGAAAGAGGCGGCCATGAAGGAAGACAGGGATTTTACAAGTACAGGAACTgtcagaaaatatattttcaaacgTGTTTATTATTAGAAAACCATTTGGTGCCAAAACGTGATTCATTCGTTCTCATTCAAAGTCAGTACTGCAGGCCCATAGTGACGTCATCATAGAGTTTATCTCAGGTTGTTTGGTGAAGGAGTAAACCTCCAGGATAACTTGTTTACATTTTGATAGGTCTTGGTGTGGTCAGACGCTGGTTGATGGTACATTGAtcccatgtgtgtttgttggcatTCAGGAGGTGTTAGTGGAACGcctggagctgtgtgtggagggattGTGGAAGGCTGAGCGATATGAACTCA
This sequence is a window from Hypomesus transpacificus isolate Combined female chromosome 25, fHypTra1, whole genome shotgun sequence. Protein-coding genes within it:
- the LOC124487031 gene encoding dedicator of cytokinesis protein 11-like isoform X6, which gives rise to MLKNLLIKHAMDDRCALYKNQQARICLLYLPLLELLYQNLKQLSAQQPTSSSGLAFNGSRDDSMSTGSMDSRRTSTAIEKDSGQNGHVRREDSRGSLFMDPSTPDSHELHRRGSTMSSTLPPIGRLGQYKIKGLLFCFLHIIRTVTEETLLAYWNKANPQDVMNFLSLLETCVVQFRYVGKRNIGRSQDA